A region of the bacterium HR34 genome:
TAGATGGCATTGTTGACATGGATGATTTAAAAAGAAAAATAAAAAAACAAACAATTTTAGTTTCTGTTATTTTTGTAAACAACGAAATAGGAACAATCCAACCAATAAAAGAAATAGGGCAAATGTGCAAAAGCAACGGAATAATTTTCCATACAGACGCAGTTCAGGCTTTTGGAAAAATAAAAATAGATGTGAAAGATTTGAATATAGATCTATTGACAGCATCGTCACATAAAATTTATGGTCCCAAAGGTTGTGCTTTGCTTTACAAAAAAGAAGGCGTGAAATTAGAACCTTTGTTACACGGAGGGGGGCAGGAGAATGGTTTGCGCTCTTCTACTGCAAACACGCCTGCTATTGTTGGTTTTGCAAAGGCAGTTGAGATATGTGAAAGAAGAATGGAAAAAGATAAAAAATACATAGGCAAACTAAGAGATCTTTTAGAAGAAAATATATTAAAAAAAATTAAAGATACTCAAATAAACGGCGCAAGAAATAAGAGAATATACAACATTTCAAATATTTTATTCAAAGGTATAGATGGTGAAACTTTAATGATAGGGTTAGATATGAAAGGCATTTGTGT
Encoded here:
- the iscS gene encoding Cysteine desulfurase IscS, with product MKKKIVYLDYASTTPLDKGVFLAMKKYFSDEFGNSMSVHTFGRNASVAIEESRYKIASFLNCRPNEIIFTGSATESNNFAIKGAALAYKDKGNHILISSLEHPSVYESAFFLKKLGFEVEVVKSTLDGIVDMDDLKRKIKKQTILVSVIFVNNEIGTIQPIKEIGQMCKSNGIIFHTDAVQAFGKIKIDVKDLNIDLLTASSHKIYGPKGCALLYKKEGVKLEPLLHGGGQENGLRSSTANTPAIVGFAKAVEICERRMEKDKKYIGKLRDLLEENILKKIKDTQINGARNKRIYNISNILFKGIDGETLMIGLDMKGICVSTGSACSVTKLEPSKTLLSIGLNKRDALSSIRFSLGRENTKSDITKVLKTLEKLTYNLRGRRI